One part of the Clostridium thermosuccinogenes genome encodes these proteins:
- a CDS encoding Athe_2463 domain-containing protein codes for MNRIKRPIAFLLIMSIIASLQIIISYTGGIEVLAAEPKEEPKYEIGMDKIRVSNGTMGVYAPEVYNVSNPNADTSAKAWNTLKSSGQLPEFVTSPYVQVGGKKYGFNFKLWNDKHIVVYGKATDVGVNPRLTAVNGYKDWKTKKDDPTCGQYYARGGERGEYRYHGYDASGNLYSNTSFPIDGVGKNMNEYKWIYKPWDNRIVEISDWNDYALQYYDMDIRQGKQPSEEAQTLAEWISKGFYKDEADTKTKQPITTLDWSNAEAPDDLSGVVSSYNGRLAYNYANVMSAPTPLYPGEAKMWIRAQDGTYRYRTAFIPAFGDKLKKGEVSAEIVVLTNEMQDISIRDWDDSDDYKKHLNETKKVELQVISTLPDKDIFNDPIKKTIYFNRNDMVAGEDAWRINLTDKTNLGGVPNASWDKKSPYYVDWQGDGNAHGRATFTITMKVSDIIRAYKEGKTGIEVSYKATARFYSKENKSEPTEISSSVYTYHIPFEVKEGPPPPPPPPPKEEIEEEVDPPDFINPDVYLPEPAFDIVPYKPEDRTEYKDAKGGAVDIVSKKVYVDGDPVSYDEFFSGEFVFGECGYDRLANIIVVYTASDGSVSYTSRWIRVLNTKPRVQFIFSGDYKQNRKQSVENTSPLANTKEVIETYPIVKYEWTVEAVGGGASNTAIKSGTLTDMYREFTFKEPGSYRITLVGTNTLGRVSDPYVLDFEILPDTPPAVICELNNVSVARGETIKSYFFESVSTDGDSIESTTVQLYHDADNDGEPETLLKTWNNVANGEFPEYTVSKLGMYRFKITSKEKMHGSFIDGHVTAADAQVKVIERDFWVDNYVPQTDIYTDVPMERAQVDVHILTDSQLAQQKIDHVKNGRMDLNNYLRMYNFNPVVEHWDLKTYTYSQSASASRNTGTSYPPSSVYYSSGGYSGTLSRTSVSDNGSYQDFGHYEEREESKTATSTAGGYNYNYYKYTNGSWVETGSSGSDTPTISYSDADGFTGTLEKRNVEKTYDSGVPSGEAEEGATYTRVRYYTAYYSGTVTRKVQYWVSDWQWVPNYTGFYSGTIYKYVKAPYIDPFRATSEKYVIYISDGKINDMPDLQSVLSKSGAKLILIGSSAAASQVSSVKYIPVTGDISADINNALNFIVETIPKKDGYYVLAGVDTIDFKVDDFDQENDPIVEAKFLYVQDANYFDNTQGLDSFAVPEFSQTSGWTTTKATKLNKVGKYNIYRRIKDQPSTDPRFAGYSYYSGTPYITVYAHRKPIALAELQWTFDKTTTTYNTTWADKSYDLDHQYSRADKGIVERKIKFRQVGADWNYYIPAKLSPGNYELEYYVKDVEGVWSDPFRMNFTLLANPAPTVDATPTSVDWTNANVTCTITASDPSGDYAYTNYMWSTSTTKPTSGWTMNIAGTFNVTQSTQGVWYLHMEAFDYGGNRFYRMRGPYKIDKTPPSAVFNPNSASWRNTNVNVVIDPSDTGGSGIKQWRYRKSTDNGSTYGEWSNYVTGDTNWTVVVDTTGLNKIQAEIQDNAGNIGYVTSGTYYIDKIAPTITANPATLESTNPVTVAVTSVDTGGSGLKQTNYRWSTTTAKPTSGWSTSTAGSFTTSLTIENVAHYLHVEAFDNAGNSTYRVFGPYIYNPVKITSVTISGYWNHWRGQTDLLGKRMTNEPHRFLSLEKVRVEVTTIGNPERIEVRFSPELEAMMYVDPKGNRYDYREMVGYYVGFPYQPAVNDNKAVWEYILPLAPSTKDWDNNVLRSPYWMKVTAYKGSSSDTYMITDINITGNVYDLIYIQPVD; via the coding sequence ATGAATCGAATTAAACGACCAATAGCGTTTCTTTTGATTATGTCCATAATAGCTTCCCTTCAAATTATTATTTCCTATACCGGTGGCATCGAAGTTTTAGCAGCAGAGCCTAAAGAAGAGCCTAAATATGAAATAGGGATGGACAAAATAAGGGTTTCCAATGGAACGATGGGAGTTTATGCCCCGGAGGTATACAATGTTTCAAACCCGAATGCCGATACCAGCGCCAAGGCATGGAATACTCTTAAATCCTCTGGGCAGCTGCCGGAATTTGTAACTTCTCCTTACGTTCAAGTCGGAGGGAAAAAGTATGGCTTTAATTTCAAGCTTTGGAACGATAAGCACATCGTTGTATACGGCAAGGCCACCGATGTGGGGGTAAATCCCAGGTTGACAGCAGTTAACGGTTACAAGGACTGGAAAACAAAAAAGGATGATCCTACATGTGGACAATACTACGCTAGAGGGGGAGAAAGGGGAGAATACCGGTATCATGGTTATGATGCCTCCGGAAACCTGTATTCCAACACTTCCTTTCCCATAGACGGTGTAGGAAAGAACATGAATGAATACAAGTGGATATATAAGCCATGGGATAATAGGATTGTTGAAATAAGTGACTGGAATGATTATGCATTGCAGTATTATGATATGGATATTCGTCAAGGCAAGCAGCCTTCGGAAGAAGCGCAGACGCTAGCCGAATGGATCTCCAAAGGCTTTTATAAAGACGAAGCCGATACCAAAACCAAGCAGCCCATAACTACCCTGGACTGGAGCAATGCCGAAGCGCCTGACGACTTATCGGGAGTCGTTTCCAGCTATAACGGAAGGTTGGCATATAATTACGCCAACGTGATGTCGGCTCCAACTCCTTTATATCCCGGTGAAGCAAAAATGTGGATAAGGGCCCAGGATGGCACATATCGCTATAGAACGGCTTTTATACCGGCTTTTGGTGATAAGCTAAAAAAAGGAGAAGTTTCAGCAGAGATCGTTGTGCTGACTAACGAAATGCAGGATATAAGTATCAGAGACTGGGATGATTCCGACGATTATAAAAAGCATCTGAATGAAACGAAAAAAGTTGAATTACAGGTCATAAGCACCCTACCTGATAAAGACATATTCAACGACCCGATAAAAAAGACCATATACTTCAACAGAAATGACATGGTGGCAGGGGAGGACGCATGGAGGATTAATCTTACGGATAAAACCAACCTTGGCGGTGTGCCTAATGCCAGCTGGGACAAAAAATCCCCATATTATGTGGACTGGCAGGGCGATGGCAATGCTCATGGCCGGGCTACCTTCACAATAACCATGAAAGTATCGGATATAATAAGGGCATATAAGGAAGGAAAAACCGGGATAGAGGTATCCTATAAGGCAACTGCAAGGTTTTACAGCAAAGAAAATAAGTCGGAGCCTACTGAAATAAGCAGCAGTGTTTATACCTACCATATACCATTTGAGGTGAAAGAAGGCCCTCCTCCCCCTCCTCCACCTCCTCCTAAGGAAGAAATAGAAGAGGAAGTGGATCCGCCGGATTTTATAAACCCCGATGTATACCTTCCTGAACCGGCTTTTGACATAGTGCCATATAAGCCAGAGGACAGGACTGAATATAAGGATGCTAAGGGCGGGGCTGTAGATATAGTAAGCAAAAAGGTTTATGTGGACGGTGATCCGGTAAGCTATGATGAATTTTTCAGTGGTGAATTTGTGTTCGGAGAGTGCGGATATGACAGGCTGGCAAACATAATAGTTGTATATACGGCATCGGATGGTTCGGTATCCTATACCTCAAGATGGATAAGGGTATTGAACACCAAGCCCAGGGTGCAATTTATCTTCTCCGGTGATTACAAGCAGAACAGAAAGCAGTCCGTCGAAAACACATCACCGCTGGCCAACACAAAAGAGGTCATTGAAACATACCCCATAGTAAAATATGAATGGACGGTGGAAGCAGTTGGGGGAGGGGCTTCCAACACAGCCATAAAAAGCGGAACTCTTACCGACATGTACCGGGAGTTTACCTTCAAAGAGCCGGGTTCATACAGAATAACCCTGGTAGGAACTAATACCCTGGGACGAGTATCCGATCCCTATGTATTGGATTTTGAAATTCTACCGGATACGCCGCCGGCAGTTATATGTGAGCTTAACAATGTATCCGTTGCCAGGGGCGAAACTATAAAATCGTATTTCTTTGAATCGGTAAGCACTGACGGCGACAGCATTGAGAGTACAACAGTACAGCTTTACCATGATGCCGACAATGACGGTGAGCCGGAAACCCTGTTGAAAACCTGGAACAACGTTGCCAATGGGGAATTCCCCGAATATACCGTTTCAAAGCTGGGCATGTACAGGTTTAAGATTACTTCTAAGGAAAAGATGCATGGAAGCTTTATCGACGGACATGTTACAGCTGCCGATGCCCAGGTAAAAGTAATCGAAAGGGATTTCTGGGTTGACAACTATGTACCGCAGACGGATATATACACCGATGTGCCCATGGAGAGGGCACAAGTGGATGTACATATCCTGACCGACTCCCAGCTGGCGCAGCAGAAAATTGACCATGTAAAAAACGGAAGGATGGATCTCAATAACTACCTGAGGATGTATAATTTTAATCCTGTAGTTGAGCATTGGGATTTAAAGACATACACCTATTCCCAGTCGGCAAGCGCTAGCAGGAATACCGGTACATCATATCCTCCTTCCAGCGTATACTACTCAAGCGGTGGGTATTCCGGAACATTGTCCAGGACAAGCGTAAGCGATAACGGAAGCTACCAGGATTTCGGCCACTATGAGGAAAGGGAAGAATCAAAAACCGCAACAAGTACAGCTGGTGGATACAACTATAATTATTACAAATACACAAATGGTAGTTGGGTCGAGACTGGTTCTAGCGGCTCCGATACCCCTACCATAAGCTATAGTGATGCCGATGGATTTACCGGAACTTTAGAAAAAAGGAATGTCGAAAAGACATATGATAGCGGAGTACCTTCGGGAGAGGCTGAGGAAGGTGCTACATATACAAGGGTTAGATATTATACCGCATATTATTCCGGTACTGTTACAAGAAAGGTGCAATACTGGGTATCGGATTGGCAATGGGTTCCTAACTATACAGGCTTTTATAGCGGAACTATTTACAAATATGTAAAGGCGCCTTATATCGATCCTTTCCGGGCAACATCGGAAAAGTATGTGATATATATAAGCGATGGAAAAATTAATGATATGCCGGATCTTCAAAGTGTATTGAGCAAGTCCGGAGCAAAGCTCATATTGATAGGCAGCTCTGCTGCTGCATCCCAGGTTTCATCGGTCAAATATATACCGGTTACAGGGGACATAAGCGCAGATATAAACAATGCTCTCAACTTCATAGTTGAAACCATTCCGAAAAAAGATGGGTACTATGTTCTGGCAGGGGTTGACACTATAGACTTTAAGGTTGATGATTTCGACCAGGAGAATGACCCGATAGTTGAGGCTAAATTCCTGTATGTCCAGGATGCCAACTACTTTGACAATACTCAGGGCTTGGATAGCTTTGCAGTGCCGGAGTTCAGCCAAACCAGTGGATGGACAACAACAAAGGCCACAAAGCTCAATAAAGTGGGCAAATACAATATTTACAGGAGGATAAAAGACCAACCTTCCACCGATCCGAGGTTTGCCGGTTACAGCTATTATTCCGGAACACCGTATATTACGGTCTATGCCCACAGGAAGCCTATAGCCCTGGCTGAACTGCAATGGACATTTGACAAAACCACCACAACATACAACACCACCTGGGCGGACAAGTCCTATGACTTGGATCATCAATACAGCAGGGCGGATAAGGGTATAGTGGAAAGGAAAATCAAGTTCCGTCAGGTAGGCGCCGACTGGAACTATTACATCCCGGCAAAGCTTTCTCCGGGCAATTATGAGCTGGAGTACTATGTCAAAGATGTAGAAGGTGTATGGTCTGATCCCTTTAGAATGAACTTTACACTTTTGGCCAATCCGGCGCCGACAGTTGACGCAACCCCTACAAGTGTAGATTGGACAAATGCCAATGTAACCTGTACTATCACGGCCAGCGATCCTTCGGGGGATTATGCCTACACTAACTATATGTGGAGCACATCAACCACAAAGCCGACTTCCGGCTGGACAATGAATATCGCCGGCACATTTAATGTAACACAGTCAACGCAAGGTGTATGGTATCTGCATATGGAAGCGTTCGATTACGGCGGAAACAGATTTTACCGCATGAGAGGGCCATATAAAATAGATAAGACACCACCTTCGGCAGTGTTTAACCCCAATTCTGCTTCCTGGAGAAACACTAATGTAAATGTGGTTATCGATCCTTCGGATACAGGCGGCAGCGGCATTAAACAATGGAGGTACAGGAAGTCCACCGATAACGGCAGCACCTATGGGGAATGGAGCAATTATGTAACAGGGGACACAAACTGGACTGTAGTCGTTGATACTACCGGTCTTAACAAGATACAGGCAGAGATCCAGGACAATGCCGGTAATATTGGCTATGTAACATCAGGAACCTATTATATAGACAAGATAGCCCCTACAATAACTGCTAACCCTGCAACATTGGAAAGCACCAATCCGGTCACCGTGGCGGTGACATCTGTTGATACTGGAGGAAGCGGATTAAAACAGACTAACTACAGGTGGTCAACTACTACTGCAAAACCCACAAGCGGATGGTCAACATCAACTGCCGGCAGTTTTACTACTTCCCTTACTATAGAAAATGTTGCACATTACCTGCATGTTGAAGCTTTCGATAACGCCGGCAATTCGACCTACAGAGTTTTCGGGCCGTATATATATAATCCTGTAAAAATCACCAGCGTAACCATATCCGGCTATTGGAATCACTGGCGCGGGCAGACAGACCTATTGGGAAAACGCATGACCAATGAGCCTCATAGGTTCCTTAGCCTTGAAAAGGTCAGAGTAGAGGTAACGACGATAGGTAATCCCGAAAGGATAGAAGTGAGATTCAGCCCTGAACTGGAAGCTATGATGTATGTTGATCCTAAGGGCAACAGATATGATTACAGGGAGATGGTGGGCTATTATGTGGGATTTCCCTACCAGCCTGCTGTTAATGACAATAAAGCAGTGTGGGAATACATCCTGCCGCTGGCTCCAAGTACCAAAGACTGGGACAACAATGTGTTGAGGAGCCCGTACTGGATGAAAGTAACGGCATACAAGGGAAGTTCCTCCGACACTTATATGATCACAGATATAAATATAACCGGCAATGTATATGATTTGATATACATACAGCCGGTAGATTAG
- a CDS encoding AraC family transcriptional regulator: MDKDVSVLPKAWESLLKSSDYLPVIVKSIERVHDTSWSMEPNIHDFYEMVYMKKGKAVFEISGQPAPIGPNDIIIIKPNQPHKFIVKSEPGCEFIVLSFKFAGQMHSDYSEVSLGDFLNFVSGRESGPFISLKVSQKNDIILLLNRILKERESQEIGSEFLNYLLVLELFVLISRALKMEWENSIKDKSPKLKELIRIAVNYINNNFERDISLGDIARFVFLSPSYFTRAFKEEVGISPINYLLKVRIARAEELLVETNLKISDIALSVGFSNQQRFNEIFKKYVKQTPLQYRKQEKEKILNRRG; encoded by the coding sequence ATGGATAAAGATGTGTCTGTTCTTCCAAAGGCTTGGGAAAGCTTGCTCAAATCTTCGGATTATCTGCCAGTGATAGTCAAGAGCATTGAGAGGGTGCATGATACCAGCTGGTCTATGGAGCCGAATATCCATGACTTTTATGAAATGGTATATATGAAAAAGGGAAAAGCCGTTTTTGAAATTTCCGGCCAGCCTGCGCCCATAGGACCCAATGACATAATCATTATAAAACCGAATCAACCGCATAAATTCATTGTAAAATCGGAACCGGGATGCGAATTCATCGTTTTGAGTTTCAAGTTTGCCGGTCAGATGCACAGCGATTATTCGGAGGTATCCCTGGGGGATTTCCTTAACTTTGTAAGCGGACGGGAATCCGGACCTTTTATTTCCCTCAAGGTAAGCCAGAAGAATGATATAATATTGCTGTTAAACAGGATTTTAAAGGAAAGGGAAAGCCAGGAAATAGGCAGTGAATTTTTGAATTACCTCCTTGTGCTGGAATTGTTTGTGCTCATTTCAAGAGCGCTGAAAATGGAATGGGAGAACAGCATAAAGGACAAGAGCCCCAAGCTTAAGGAACTGATCCGGATTGCGGTAAATTATATAAACAACAACTTTGAAAGGGATATTTCCCTGGGAGATATAGCAAGGTTCGTGTTTCTGAGTCCGAGCTATTTTACAAGGGCTTTCAAGGAAGAGGTGGGCATAAGCCCTATAAATTATCTGCTCAAGGTTAGGATTGCCAGGGCGGAGGAGCTGCTTGTTGAGACAAACCTTAAAATAAGCGATATCGCGCTGAGCGTAGGATTTTCAAATCAACAGAGGTTTAATGAGATTTTCAAAAAATATGTTAAGCAGACACCCCTTCAGTACAGAAAGCAGGAAAAGGAAAAGATTCTGAACCGGCGAGGATAA
- a CDS encoding MYG1 family protein, producing the protein MDFLFGWEDDIIDNKKPFKRVGTHNGKFHADEVLATAILKEIYDIEVVRSRDPEVLSSLELVYDVGGGEFDHHDNDKIYRESGTPYAACGLIWRKFGRDVIRARDSSLTESDIDWVFKQIDAVLMEGVDANDNGVKTSETIIPTMCISTIISGFNPPWYSHKDEDDAFHEAVSLASMVLDNTINQQFSIIKARSKVIEAYKNRTKPQLLVLDQYCPWGRILQEIDTEKEVLFVVYPNREGYALQTVRKEGGSFESRKNLPKEWAGKRDEELGKIIGIDDAVFCHPARFIAGAKSFESIMKMADIAIDRRPEIIIPKILKAPKDLKSSKTLKAFKNLFGKVKNKSRYKVRIRI; encoded by the coding sequence ATGGATTTCCTTTTTGGATGGGAGGATGATATTATAGATAACAAGAAACCTTTTAAAAGAGTAGGAACCCACAATGGAAAATTCCATGCCGACGAGGTGTTGGCGACTGCAATTCTTAAAGAAATATATGACATAGAGGTAGTCAGAAGCAGAGACCCGGAGGTGTTAAGCAGTCTGGAGCTGGTATATGACGTGGGAGGCGGCGAGTTCGACCATCATGACAATGATAAAATTTATCGGGAAAGCGGCACCCCCTACGCAGCTTGCGGCTTAATATGGAGGAAGTTCGGGAGAGATGTGATAAGAGCCAGGGATAGTTCCCTGACGGAATCTGATATAGACTGGGTCTTCAAGCAAATTGATGCGGTCTTGATGGAAGGGGTGGATGCCAACGATAACGGAGTGAAGACCAGTGAAACCATTATTCCCACCATGTGCATATCAACCATCATTTCAGGCTTCAATCCGCCATGGTATTCGCACAAGGACGAGGATGATGCTTTTCATGAAGCAGTGAGCCTGGCATCAATGGTTCTTGACAATACTATCAATCAGCAATTTTCAATCATAAAAGCGAGAAGCAAAGTGATTGAGGCTTACAAAAACCGCACCAAGCCCCAACTGCTGGTTCTTGATCAATATTGCCCATGGGGAAGGATACTTCAAGAAATCGACACCGAAAAAGAGGTGTTATTTGTTGTGTACCCCAACAGGGAAGGCTATGCCCTTCAGACGGTGAGAAAGGAAGGCGGCTCCTTCGAATCCAGAAAGAATTTGCCGAAAGAGTGGGCTGGAAAAAGGGATGAGGAGCTCGGTAAAATTATAGGCATCGATGATGCGGTATTCTGCCACCCTGCAAGATTCATTGCCGGAGCGAAGTCCTTCGAAAGCATAATGAAGATGGCGGATATAGCGATCGACAGGCGTCCGGAAATTATTATCCCGAAGATCCTAAAAGCACCAAAAGACTTGAAGTCATCGAAAACTTTGAAAGCATTTAAAAATCTGTTCGGAAAGGTAAAAAACAAATCAAGATACAAAGTTCGGATAAGGATATAG
- a CDS encoding DUF3298 and DUF4163 domain-containing protein: protein MNTVMPPVMVFTRRLLMPNMNLFYPVVSGLPNMAVQQSINNRIYNLVIQLIAQQGYYENPQTQVTGWYELKSNLRGILSLNIGNYSYPPMAAHGLTVIKSLTFDIQTGREYQLSDLFKPGSDYVSLISENIRKQIAERDIPLLDNFKGISPNQDYYIADKALVVYFQTYEITPYVVGLPMFPISVFELQEIAADNGPIDRMATND, encoded by the coding sequence ATGAATACAGTGATGCCGCCGGTCATGGTGTTCACCCGCAGGCTTTTGATGCCGAATATGAACCTCTTTTATCCTGTTGTGTCAGGACTTCCAAACATGGCAGTGCAGCAGAGCATAAACAACAGGATTTATAACCTTGTCATTCAACTTATAGCTCAACAGGGATATTATGAGAACCCACAAACCCAAGTTACAGGCTGGTACGAACTAAAGTCCAATTTAAGGGGTATACTAAGCCTAAATATCGGCAATTATTCTTACCCACCCATGGCTGCCCATGGATTGACAGTGATCAAGTCCCTCACTTTTGACATTCAGACAGGAAGGGAATATCAATTAAGTGATCTGTTTAAGCCGGGCAGTGATTATGTAAGCCTGATTTCGGAGAACATAAGAAAGCAGATTGCGGAAAGGGATATACCACTGCTGGACAACTTTAAAGGTATAAGCCCCAACCAGGACTACTATATCGCCGACAAGGCTCTGGTGGTGTATTTTCAGACGTATGAAATCACCCCTTATGTGGTGGGACTTCCCATGTTTCCCATTTCAGTTTTTGAGCTTCAGGAAATTGCGGCAGACAACGGACCCATTGACAGAATGGCTACCAATGACTAG
- the leuC gene encoding 3-isopropylmalate dehydratase large subunit → MGMTMTQKILADHSGQKSVKAGQLISAKLDMVLGNDVTTPVAVKEFRKAGLNKVFDINKIAIVPDHFTPNKDIKSAEQVKFIREFAREMGIVNFFEIGQMGVEHALLPEKGLVVPGDVVIGADSHTCTYGALGAFSTGVGSTDMAAGMASGEAWFKVPEAIRFVLKGKPSKWVSGKDVILHIIGMIGVDGALYKSMEFTGEGLKHLSMDDRFAMANMAIEAGGKNGIFEVDEKTLEYVREHSTKPYKVYKADEDAEYEKTYEIDLSSIKPTVAFPHLPENTRTIDEVGDVKIHQVVIGSCTNGRIEDMRVAAEILKGRKIHPDVRCIIIPATQKIWKQAMNEGLFDIFVDAGAAVSTPTCGPCLGGHMGILAKGERAVATTNRNFVGRMGHPESEVYLASPAVAAASAVAGRIAGPEEL, encoded by the coding sequence ATGGGCATGACGATGACACAAAAAATACTGGCTGACCATTCCGGACAGAAAAGCGTCAAGGCAGGTCAGTTGATAAGCGCCAAGCTGGATATGGTGCTGGGCAATGATGTCACAACTCCTGTGGCAGTCAAAGAGTTCAGGAAAGCAGGGCTTAACAAGGTTTTTGATATAAATAAAATCGCTATAGTACCGGACCATTTTACTCCGAACAAGGATATCAAATCTGCCGAGCAGGTTAAGTTTATCCGGGAGTTCGCCAGGGAAATGGGTATTGTTAATTTCTTCGAGATAGGCCAGATGGGAGTGGAGCATGCGCTTCTTCCGGAAAAAGGTCTGGTTGTACCGGGAGATGTGGTTATAGGAGCTGATTCCCATACATGTACCTATGGAGCATTGGGAGCCTTTTCCACAGGTGTGGGAAGCACCGACATGGCAGCAGGTATGGCAAGCGGCGAAGCATGGTTCAAAGTTCCGGAAGCAATAAGATTTGTTCTGAAGGGCAAGCCTTCAAAATGGGTAAGCGGTAAAGACGTCATACTTCACATAATAGGCATGATAGGAGTAGATGGTGCGCTGTATAAATCAATGGAGTTTACCGGAGAAGGCCTGAAGCATTTGTCGATGGACGACAGGTTTGCCATGGCAAATATGGCTATTGAGGCCGGCGGTAAAAACGGCATTTTCGAAGTGGATGAGAAAACCCTCGAATATGTGCGGGAGCATTCAACAAAGCCTTACAAGGTGTATAAAGCAGATGAAGATGCAGAGTATGAGAAAACTTATGAGATAGACCTTTCCAGCATAAAGCCTACGGTTGCGTTTCCGCATCTTCCTGAAAACACCAGGACAATTGACGAGGTGGGAGATGTAAAAATACACCAAGTGGTGATTGGTTCATGCACCAATGGAAGGATTGAGGATATGAGGGTTGCGGCGGAAATTCTTAAAGGCAGAAAAATACATCCTGACGTGAGATGCATCATCATACCTGCCACCCAGAAGATATGGAAGCAAGCTATGAATGAAGGCCTGTTTGATATATTTGTTGATGCTGGAGCGGCAGTAAGTACGCCTACATGCGGACCATGCCTTGGCGGCCATATGGGCATACTGGCAAAGGGCGAAAGAGCCGTAGCGACTACCAACAGGAACTTCGTAGGCAGAATGGGGCACCCTGAAAGCGAAGTGTACCTGGCAAGTCCTGCAGTAGCGGCTGCATCGGCAGTAGCCGGAAGAATAGCAGGACCGGAAGAGCTATAA